A part of Palaemon carinicauda isolate YSFRI2023 chromosome 8, ASM3689809v2, whole genome shotgun sequence genomic DNA contains:
- the LOC137645487 gene encoding uncharacterized protein, whose translation MDTLPLHGGRGKAEHDQKERVMHTHVQSPDSYQGMDTLPLHGGRGKIEHDRKESAMHTLVQSPDSHQGMDTLPIHGGRGKTEHDRKERAMHTHVQSPDSNQGMNTLPLHGGRGKTEHDRKERAMHTHVQLPDSYQGMDTLPLHVGQGKAEHDRKERAMHTHVQSPDSHQDMDTLPLHGGRGKTEHDRKERAMHTHVQSPDSHQGMDTLPLHGGRGKTEHDRKERAMHMHVQSPDSQQGMYTLPLHGGRGKTEHDRKERAMHTHVQSPDSHQGMDTLPLHGGRGKTEHDWKERAMHKHVQSPDSNRGMDTIPLHGGRGKTEHDRKERAVHTHVQSPNSHQGMDTLPLHVGRGKAEHDRKERAMHTHVQSPDSHQGMDSLPFHGGRGKTEHDRKERVMHTHV comes from the coding sequence ATGGATACTCTACCCCTTCACGGGGGACGGGGGAAAGCTGAGCATGACCAGAAAGAGAGagttatgcacacacatgtacaatCACCCGACTCttaccagggtatggatactctaccCCTTCACGGGGGACGGGGGAAAATTGAACATGACCGGAAAGAGAGCGCTATGCACACGCTTGTACAATCGCccgactctcaccagggtatggatactctgCCCATTCACGGGGGACGGGGGAAAACTGAACATGACCGGAAAGAGAGAGCTATGCACACCCATGTACAATCGCCcgactctaaccagggtatgaatactctacCCCTTCACGGGGGACGGGGGAAAACTGAACATGACCGGAAAGAAAGAGCTATGCACACGCATGTACAATTGCCCGACTCTTACCAGGGCATGGATACTCTACCCCTTCACGTGGGACAGGGGAAAgccgagcatgaccggaaagagagagctatgcacacacatgtacaatCGCCCGACTCTCACCAGGATATGGATACTCTACCCCTTCACGGGGGACGGGGGAAAACTGAACATGACCGGAAAGAGAGagctatgcacacacatgtacaatcgcccgactctcaccagggtatggatactctgCCCCTTCACGGGGGACGGGGGAAAACTGAACATGACCGGAAAGAGAGAGCTATGCACATGCATGTACAATCGCCCGACTCCCAACAGGGTATGTATACTCTGCCCCTTCACGGGGGACGGGGGAAAACTGAACATGACCGGAAAGAGAGAGCTATGCACACGCATGTACAATCGCccgactctcaccagggtatggatactctgCCCCTTCACGGGGGACGGGGGAAAACTGAACATGACTGGAAAGAGAGAGCTATGCACAAACATGTACAATCGCCCGACTCTAACCGGGGTATGGATACTATACCCCTTCACGGAGGACGGGGGAAAACTGAACATGACCGGAAAGAGAGAGCTGTGCACACACATGTACAATCGCCTAACTCTCACCAGGGCATGGATACTCTACCCCTTCACGTGGGACGGGGGAAAgccgagcatgaccggaaagagagagctatgcacacacatgtacaatcgcccgactctcaccagggtatggatagtCTACCCTTTCACGGGGGACGGGGGAAAACTGAACATGACCGGAAAGAGAGagttatgcacacacatgtataa